In Terriglobales bacterium, a single window of DNA contains:
- a CDS encoding ABC transporter substrate-binding protein, with amino-acid sequence AVVPDATTRALELRKGSADLAINALPADTVAELRSEGRLAVEQSPGTIYAYLAFNLRDPQLKDARVRRALAYAIDRRPLLEYLWRGMARPAESVLPPEHWAFASDLPPQSYDPKAAMRLLSEAGYAPGADGVRLHMTMKTSTEESSRLMAAVLQQQLREVGIALDIRSYEFGTFYSDVVHGSFQMYSLRWIGGNEDPDIFEHVFHSASFPPKRANRSYYSNPRVDELIDQARRETDEAKRKPLYAEVQRIVAQDLPYINLWYMDNVLVHSRRVRNLKLSPSGNYDFLKTAELGP; translated from the coding sequence GCGGTGGTGCCGGATGCGACCACGCGGGCCCTGGAGCTGCGCAAGGGCAGCGCCGATTTGGCCATCAACGCCCTGCCCGCGGACACCGTGGCGGAGCTGCGCAGCGAGGGGCGGCTCGCGGTCGAGCAATCACCGGGGACCATCTACGCCTACCTGGCCTTCAACCTGCGCGACCCGCAACTCAAGGACGCGCGCGTGCGCCGGGCGCTAGCCTATGCCATCGATCGCCGTCCCCTGCTCGAGTACCTGTGGCGGGGCATGGCGCGCCCGGCCGAGAGCGTGCTGCCGCCGGAGCACTGGGCCTTCGCGTCCGACCTGCCGCCACAGTCGTATGACCCGAAGGCCGCGATGCGCCTGCTCTCCGAGGCGGGCTACGCGCCCGGCGCGGACGGCGTCCGCCTGCATATGACCATGAAGACCTCGACGGAAGAATCCTCGCGGCTGATGGCGGCGGTGCTGCAGCAGCAGCTGCGGGAGGTGGGCATCGCGCTCGACATCCGCAGCTATGAGTTCGGTACCTTTTATTCGGACGTGGTCCACGGCTCCTTCCAGATGTACTCGCTGCGGTGGATCGGTGGCAACGAGGACCCGGACATCTTCGAGCACGTCTTCCACTCCGCCAGCTTCCCGCCCAAGCGCGCCAACCGCAGCTACTACTCCAACCCGCGGGTGGACGAGCTCATCGACCAGGCGAGGCGCGAAACCGACGAGGCCAAACGCAAGCCGCTCTACGCCGAGGTGCAGCGCATCGTCGCCCAAGACCTGCCCTACATCAACCTGTGGTACATGGACAACGTGCTGGTGCACTCGCGCCGGGTGCGCAACCTGAA